From the genome of Acidobacteriota bacterium:
CAAAGGGAACGCGAGCGACTCCGGCGACGGTGGTGCCCACGCCGCCGGCGTTTCCCACCGTGACCAGCAGGGCTGCCAGCACGCCGAGGAAGCCAAGTCCAACCAGGCTCGAGCCATGCGCAATTGCCTGGAAGACCCCGCTCTTGGGATCGACCTCATTGGGCGCCACAAGCCCCATGGTTGCTACTGTGCCAAGGATATAAATGATCGCTATCAGCACTCCGGAAGCAAAAATCGCGCGGGGAAAGGTTCGCTTAGGGTCGCGCACTTCGTCCGCCATCGCGCAGACCAGCTCCATGCCGGTGAATGCGAATGCAATTTGCGACCAGAAATTCACGGTACCGAAGTTCCAAACCGGGAGTGTGCTGTGCCAGGTGATGTGGGTCTGCGATCCATGCCGCACCCAAACCGCCGCCGCCACTCCTACAAGGATGAGCAGCGGAGCGTACGTGCCTACGCCTCCGGCATTCTGCAGCCATTTACCGATATTGAGGCCGACGATGTTCATGCCCACCGCGACGGCCAGCAGTAACAGCGAACCGGTAAGCAGGAATCCGCGATCGTTGGCGAGGTGCCCGTGTCCGGCGCCGCCGACATAGGCGCTCATCGCTGTGCTCGCTACCAGCAATCCGGGAAAATAGAAAAAGGAATAGACCCAGTAAGCCCAGCCGGCGACGAATCCGTGAAAGTCGCCAAAGGCTTCCCGGGTCCAGACATAAAGCCCGCCTTCCGCCGGAAATCGAGTAGAGAGTTCAGTGATTACTAACGTCGTGGGAAAGAAAAAGAAGACAGCCGCCAGAGCCCACAAGCTGATGGAAGATGTCCCGTTATGGGCCGCAGCGGCGATCCATCGCGGGCCGAGTACGGCTGCGATGTTGAAGAGGAGAACGTCCCAGAAGCCCATCTCGCGGCGAAGCTGCGAGATCACCTCTCGATGGGGTTGAGCCAAGCTCTGCGCCTCCCGTTGGCGGAAAACAAAATCCCGGCCGCTGACGACCGGGATTCAAAGCCTACCAGATTTTGATTGTGAGGCCGCGACTATCGGCGCATGAAGTAGAACAGCGCTCCTCCAGCTATACCCAATGCTCCGAGCAGCAGGATGATCGGTAAAGCCGAGGAAGTCTGCGGCAGCTTCGCGGTGTTCTGAGCATTCTCTACCGGAGCAGAAGCTTGCGCAGGCGCAGGCGGAGCAGACTGCCTCTCGGTGAGAGCCTGATCTTTATGGCGCTGCTGGGCCGCAGTCGCACTGTTCTGACGTGTCGGAGCTGTGGCCGGCTGATCGCTTTGCGGCAATGCCGGCATCCGGTTTTCCGCGACCAGAGTATTTTGCGCCGGTGCTTTCGCCAATTCTGTGGACGCCGCTGAACTCTCCGGTCCTAGATTTCCCGTTCTGACACCTTCAGCATTCAGCCTGGCAATGCTGTCGTTATTGAAAGACCTGGATGCTTTGGGATGCTGAGCTTTAATTGCCCGTGCAATCTCGGCCAGGCTCTGTCTTGAGGTCGCGGCTGCCGGAGCTCCGGAAACAAAGTGCTGAACGCCAAACTCAAATCCTTCATTTCCGCTGGCTGGAGCGCTGCCCGTGAAAGAGGACTCTTGAGCGTTGCCGGAAACCGGCGAGATGAAGTTGGGGTTATAGACCGAAGGTCCCGTAGCCGTCCTGCTATCGTTGGTATTTACATTGGTAAGCGGCGCCCCTACCGCTGGGCCGCTGCCGGGAAGCGCGATGTCTGGCGTAGAAATGATTGGAGCATCGGGAGTGCCGGCAGGGCTTGACGCTACGTTGTACGTGGTTCCGTATCCACCCGTGGTTGTAACTTGACCAACGCATGCCAAAGATGCGATTAAGACCAGAGAGAGAGAAAGTTTACTGAACATTGGAGACTCCTGGGAGGTGCCGCGCACGTTCCCTTCGGCATTGTCGTGCCTTTGTTCTCTGTTGCGCCCTACCAGTCCAGGCGCAGGGATCCTGCAACCTTGGATGTGAGAGCTGCTCAGAGGGATGCGATAGTACCCCTAATAGTCAACAATTTCCAGTGTTTCGGATGACAGCATGACCACTGTTCTTAACCGGAACTCAAGCCTGTTCCAATGTTGCAAACCTTTGTCACCCTCCTTGTCTCGTTGGTGGGCGCTCGTTCCAAAGATGGAAGCTGGGCTCTCAAGGTGGCTGTGAAAAGGCTACTATGGCACTGATTTACCATGGCTTACATCCGTCGAAGCTTCCGCGGTCGTAGAGGCAACGTCTAAACATCCCAGCCGGCAGACGGTGAGCAAAGCAGATTGATACACTTCAATCATGGCCGCACCGCAGGTTCCATCAGCAACTGTTAGCCAATCATCCGGGACCCCAATTGCTTACTTCGAGTGCTCGAAGTGTGGGGAACGCCTTGATGCAAAGGTTCCGCAAACTCTCTGTCCTAGAGATGCCGGTTCGCTGTGGGTTCGCTACGACTTGAAACAGGTTCGCGCTCGCGCTGATCGCGACGATATAGCGTCGCGTACGAATAGCATGTGGCGTTACCGCGAGCTGCTGCCCGATGTTGAACCGGTGACTCTCGGCGAAGGTTTGACGCCGATGCTTGCGAGTCGCAAGCGCCCGAATGTCTGGATCAAGGACGAAGGCGCCAATCCGACCGGCTCGTTCAAAGCCCGCGGCCTCTGCATGGCCGTGACGATGGCCAGGCACTACGGACTAAAGAAGCTCGCGATTCCCTCTGCGGGAAACGCCGCTGGAGCCCTGGCCGCATACGCGGCCGCTGCCGGCATCGAGGCAAACATCTTCATGCCGAAAGACGTGCCTGAGGCGAATCTCGTCGAGTGCAAGGCTTACGGAGCGAATGTAACGCTGGTCGATGGACTGATCAGCGATTGCGCGCGCATCGTCGGCGAGCGCAAGCAGGCAGAAGGCTGGTTCGATATTTCCACGCTGAAGGAGCCTTTCCGTGTGGAAGGGAAGAAGACGATGGGGCTCGAAGTTGCCGAGCAGCTGGGGTGGCGGCTGCCCGACGCGATTTTCTATCCCACCGGAGGCGGCGTTGGGCTGATCGGCATGTGGAAGGCCTTCGAAGAATTAGAGCAGCTGGGATGGCTGAGCTCGGGAGCAAAGCGTCCCAAAATGGTAGCGATCCAGGCCAGCGGATGCGCTCCCATTCCGAAAGCCTTCGAGGAAGGGAAGAAGGTCTCCGAAGCATGGAAGGATGCGCACACCTTCGCTTCGGGCCTGCGCGTTCCCAAGGCCCATGGCGATTATCTGATCCTCGACTTTGTTCGGCGCAGTGGGGGAACTGCAATTGCTATTTCCGACGAGGATATGCTGGCCTCGCTGCTCGAGTGGTCGCGCGAGGAGGGAATTTTCCTCTGTCCGGAAGGAGCAGCAGCTACCGCTGCCTACGACAAGCTATTGGCAAGCGGATTTCTGAAACCAAGCGACGAAGTTGTGATCTTCAACACCGGTACCGGACTCAAGTACATCGATGTGATTGCCCAGGCAATGGGAATCTCGCGCGCGACAAACGGAGCTGGATCGCAGACGCCGGCGCAGCGAAGCATCGGCGGCATTATTGGGCCGTATTAAGAGCTTCTAAGCCTCTAACTCCTAAGCTTCTAAGCAGAGCGATACAGAGCAATGCAAATGTCATTAGTATCTGTGCCGGTCCGATCTGAATGCGAGAAGCTTTTGCTTAGAAGCTCAGAAGCTTAGTAGCTTTCTTTCATGACAGAACGCCTCTACTACAACGACTCCTTTCTCTATGACTTCCGCGCCAGTGTTCTCGATACGCGGGAACTCAAGCGCGACGGCAATCAGTCCACTTGGGCGGTGAAGCTTGACCGAACAGCGTTCTATCCGGCGAGTGGAGGACAGCCGTACGACACCGGCCGCCTTACGACCGAATCCAAATCGGGAGTGCCTCTTGAAATCACCGTGGAGGATGTTTTTGAAGATGAGGAGGGCGAAGTCTGGCATCGGGTTTCAAAAGTCGTGCCGCCGGGCGTCGAAGTGCGCGGGGTAATCGATGGGGAACGACGGCGCGATCACATGCAGCAGCACACTGGTCAACATTTGTTATCGGCAGCTTTCGTACAGCTGCTCAATGGAAAGACTGTTTCGTTTCATCTGGGAGAGGAGATATCGACCATCGACATCGATGTGCCGGGGGTATCGCGGGACGATCTGCTGCGCGTTGAGCGGCTGGCAAACGAGATCATCGCCGAAAATCGTCCGATATCAGTCCACTATGCAACGCGCGAAGAAGCTGCGCAGATGGGAGTACGCAAACTCCCCGAGCGCGCCGGCGAAATTCGTTTGGTGAACATCCGTGATTTTGATCTGAATGCCTGCGGCGGGACGCATGCTCAAAGCACCGGACAAATTGGCGGTCTTCTCATTCGTCGCACGGAAAAGGTGAAACAGGGTTTGCGGGTG
Proteins encoded in this window:
- a CDS encoding alanyl-tRNA editing protein — protein: MTERLYYNDSFLYDFRASVLDTRELKRDGNQSTWAVKLDRTAFYPASGGQPYDTGRLTTESKSGVPLEITVEDVFEDEEGEVWHRVSKVVPPGVEVRGVIDGERRRDHMQQHTGQHLLSAAFVQLLNGKTVSFHLGEEISTIDIDVPGVSRDDLLRVERLANEIIAENRPISVHYATREEAAQMGVRKLPERAGEIRLVNIRDFDLNACGGTHAQSTGQIGGLLIRRTEKVKQGLRVDFVCGLRAVAVARRDFEILSEASGLYPCAPRDLPANISKQREEGRTIQKREAAALEELAELKAAQLIRDTAVEQGAKRIVQVFEDRDASFIKLLAQKLTKGTSGVIALLGSAANPPALVFARSSDLSSDMGTLLRELVSAAGGRGGGGKDFAQGGVPDKERLQPLLTEAEARLASAA
- a CDS encoding threonine synthase, encoding MAAPQVPSATVSQSSGTPIAYFECSKCGERLDAKVPQTLCPRDAGSLWVRYDLKQVRARADRDDIASRTNSMWRYRELLPDVEPVTLGEGLTPMLASRKRPNVWIKDEGANPTGSFKARGLCMAVTMARHYGLKKLAIPSAGNAAGALAAYAAAAGIEANIFMPKDVPEANLVECKAYGANVTLVDGLISDCARIVGERKQAEGWFDISTLKEPFRVEGKKTMGLEVAEQLGWRLPDAIFYPTGGGVGLIGMWKAFEELEQLGWLSSGAKRPKMVAIQASGCAPIPKAFEEGKKVSEAWKDAHTFASGLRVPKAHGDYLILDFVRRSGGTAIAISDEDMLASLLEWSREEGIFLCPEGAAATAAYDKLLASGFLKPSDEVVIFNTGTGLKYIDVIAQAMGISRATNGAGSQTPAQRSIGGIIGPY